The following proteins are co-located in the Microcystis wesenbergii NRERC-220 genome:
- a CDS encoding Mrp/NBP35 family ATP-binding protein has protein sequence MPLDTASILEVLRPVQDPELQKSLVELNMIRNVAIDGGKVSFTLVLTTPACPLREFIVEDCQKAVKQLPGVESVAVDVTAETPQQKALPDRQGVEGVKNIIAVSSGKGGVGKSTVAVNIAVALAHLGAKVGLLDADIYGPNAPTMLGLNDAQVTVQGANGEILEPAFNHGIKMVSMGFLINPDQPVIWRGPMLNGIIRQFLYQVNWGDLDYLIVDMPPGTGDAQLTLIQSVPLAGAVIVTTPQTVSLIDARRGLKMFQQLGARVLGIVENMSYFIPPDQPDRSYDLFGSGGGEKTSQELGVPLLGCVPLEISLREGGDTGVPVVLGQPESASAKALIAIARQVAAKVSLAAYS, from the coding sequence ATGCCCCTTGATACCGCATCGATTTTAGAAGTATTACGTCCCGTTCAAGATCCGGAACTGCAAAAAAGCCTAGTGGAATTGAACATGATCCGCAATGTGGCGATCGATGGCGGAAAAGTCAGCTTTACCCTAGTTTTGACCACTCCTGCCTGTCCTTTGCGCGAATTTATCGTGGAAGACTGCCAAAAAGCCGTTAAACAGCTGCCCGGTGTGGAAAGTGTCGCTGTGGACGTAACTGCCGAAACCCCGCAACAAAAAGCTTTACCCGATCGCCAAGGTGTGGAGGGGGTTAAAAATATTATCGCCGTTTCCAGTGGTAAGGGCGGTGTGGGAAAAAGTACCGTGGCTGTCAATATCGCCGTCGCCTTGGCTCATTTAGGGGCAAAAGTGGGGCTATTAGACGCGGACATCTACGGCCCCAACGCCCCGACAATGTTGGGCTTAAATGACGCACAAGTGACGGTACAGGGCGCAAATGGCGAGATATTGGAACCCGCTTTCAACCATGGCATCAAAATGGTTTCCATGGGCTTTTTGATCAACCCCGATCAACCGGTAATCTGGCGCGGTCCGATGTTAAACGGCATTATCCGTCAGTTTCTCTATCAAGTCAATTGGGGCGATTTAGACTATTTAATCGTCGATATGCCTCCCGGTACCGGGGATGCACAATTAACTTTAATTCAATCGGTCCCCCTAGCGGGTGCGGTGATTGTCACCACTCCCCAGACGGTTTCTTTAATTGATGCGCGTCGGGGTTTAAAAATGTTCCAACAGCTAGGGGCGCGGGTTTTGGGTATCGTGGAAAATATGAGTTATTTTATCCCCCCAGATCAGCCCGATCGCTCCTATGATCTATTTGGGTCCGGTGGTGGGGAAAAAACCTCGCAAGAATTGGGCGTTCCTTTACTGGGATGTGTGCCTCTGGAGATATCCCTCCGGGAGGGCGGTGATACTGGCGTACCAGTGGTTTTGGGGCAACCGGAATCGGCCTCAGCTAAAGCCCTGATAGCGATCGCTCGTCAGGTGGCGGCGAAAGTATCCCTAGCAGCCTATAGTTAG
- a CDS encoding MOSC domain-containing protein, translating to MQVTDLYIYPIKSCRGIQLSQAEVTPKGLLWDREMMLVDGKGKFITQREYPQLARVSVTMTGDKFSLKTSQDSLTFQPNFTGEKRAVQIWESQTLAMDQGDEIAEWFEKILDIPCRLVRQSPDYPRPANPRYAGNDHTPVSFADGYPILLTNTASLEDLNRRLVAPVPMNRFRPNLVISSDRAFSESSWQKITIGEINYALVKPCSRCIITTTDQETGRRNPQQEPLKTLSTFRSFPGGIMFGENVIPEKTGTIKVGDPITVI from the coding sequence ATGCAGGTTACTGATCTCTATATCTACCCGATTAAATCCTGTCGAGGTATTCAATTATCCCAAGCTGAAGTGACTCCTAAAGGTTTACTCTGGGATCGGGAAATGATGTTAGTAGATGGCAAGGGTAAATTTATCACTCAAAGAGAATATCCGCAATTAGCCAGGGTTTCTGTCACGATGACAGGAGATAAATTTTCTCTAAAAACATCTCAAGATTCCCTAACTTTTCAGCCTAATTTCACAGGAGAAAAAAGAGCGGTTCAAATCTGGGAATCTCAAACCCTAGCCATGGATCAAGGGGATGAAATCGCCGAATGGTTCGAGAAAATTCTCGACATTCCCTGTCGTTTAGTGCGACAATCTCCCGATTATCCACGTCCTGCGAATCCTCGCTATGCGGGGAACGATCATACTCCCGTCAGCTTTGCCGATGGTTATCCAATTTTATTAACTAATACTGCTTCTTTAGAGGACTTAAATCGGCGTTTAGTCGCACCGGTGCCGATGAATCGTTTTCGGCCTAATCTTGTTATTAGTAGCGATCGAGCTTTTAGCGAAAGTAGTTGGCAAAAGATCACAATTGGAGAGATAAATTATGCTCTGGTTAAACCCTGTAGTCGCTGTATTATCACCACCACCGATCAAGAAACAGGTAGGAGAAATCCCCAGCAAGAACCTTTAAAAACCTTAAGCACTTTTCGCAGTTTCCCCGGAGGCATCATGTTCGGAGAAAATGTCATCCCCGAAAAGACAGGTACAATTAAAGTCGGCGATCCTATTACCGTAATCTAG
- a CDS encoding glycosyltransferase encodes MKIVIPIVFYRKGGVERVIISLIPSLLEYVEQIIIVLPRNDIEYFKSLMPDSDKLIYEDFAFYPQSFEPKLIYFYGLLANFYKTLRLTSIHRLFSRRIELLRIETRINQIIKRYQADHCLYGMTNRISPPNVKVTLSGIIYDVFWQFAPLTYSESYQEPYNEALKEWLDRADLLFTISQKTKDDVLKVFPNATYASKLKAVPLAGFVEQSNPKSDLVKSELVTFYFPSSFGIYKDHLTLLKAAIKLAKQGLKFQIVFIGKETDNLVSGNLQLSQQSKTQEYQDYLQECTRLYLENQEIFQSHFKGLGYQDYETLQFYYQTCYCVVFPSKYEGFGLAIAEAILQGIPVIASDLEVFQEQVELYNCPERVQFYPRGDAESLANCLEQFILNPIPRLLPEDIPNRVNLWTWEDVAKKYVELLKENAGY; translated from the coding sequence ATGAAAATTGTCATCCCGATCGTGTTTTATCGCAAAGGAGGAGTAGAAAGAGTCATTATCTCTTTAATACCTAGCTTATTAGAATACGTCGAACAAATTATTATCGTCCTCCCTCGTAATGACATTGAATATTTTAAGTCTTTAATGCCCGATTCCGATAAACTTATCTACGAGGATTTTGCTTTTTATCCCCAGAGTTTTGAGCCAAAATTAATCTATTTTTATGGTCTTCTAGCGAATTTTTATAAAACCCTAAGACTGACTTCTATTCATCGTCTTTTCTCTCGTAGAATTGAACTTTTACGCATCGAGACAAGAATTAATCAGATTATCAAGCGTTACCAAGCTGATCACTGTTTGTATGGAATGACTAATCGGATTTCTCCTCCCAATGTCAAGGTTACTTTAAGTGGCATTATTTATGATGTCTTTTGGCAATTTGCTCCCTTAACTTACTCAGAATCCTATCAAGAACCCTACAATGAAGCGTTAAAAGAATGGTTAGATCGGGCCGATCTACTCTTCACAATTTCCCAAAAAACTAAAGACGATGTTTTAAAAGTTTTTCCCAATGCTACCTATGCTAGTAAGTTAAAAGCTGTACCCTTAGCGGGATTTGTTGAGCAGTCTAATCCCAAGAGTGATTTAGTCAAAAGTGAGCTAGTTACTTTTTATTTTCCCTCCTCCTTTGGTATCTACAAAGATCATCTGACTTTGCTCAAAGCAGCCATTAAACTAGCGAAACAAGGTTTAAAATTTCAAATAGTTTTTATTGGTAAAGAAACCGATAATCTAGTTAGTGGAAATTTGCAATTATCTCAACAGTCCAAAACCCAAGAATACCAAGATTACCTCCAAGAATGTACCCGACTTTATCTGGAAAATCAAGAAATTTTCCAGAGTCATTTCAAGGGATTAGGTTATCAAGACTATGAAACCTTGCAATTTTATTATCAAACCTGTTACTGTGTGGTATTTCCCTCAAAATACGAAGGTTTTGGATTAGCAATAGCGGAAGCCATTTTACAAGGTATTCCCGTTATCGCTTCCGATTTAGAAGTGTTTCAAGAACAGGTGGAATTATATAATTGTCCTGAAAGAGTGCAATTCTATCCTAGGGGAGATGCGGAAAGTTTAGCTAATTGTTTAGAACAATTTATCCTCAATCCAATTCCTCGCTTGTTACCCGAAGATATCCCCAATAGAGTTAATCTCTGGACTTGGGAAGATGTGGCAAAAAAATATGTAGAACTACTGAAAGAAAATGCAGGTTACTGA
- a CDS encoding glycosyltransferase — MSQATPSLQSNLKQWLRASAPSLFQIKQRLSARRWPKKSIVIYTEKYRPMLPAEIWQRGASGTQASVAFLAQEWTKRGYKVTIFGNCEGMEGEQDGIRYVNYYQMNWQDHFETLVISRHPTYCRPGTKAERIFFDWQDIKVPAASYTPEILARYDKIFCKSQYQRDLLDFCPDHQCPIVPNGIDASLLAVSETVPESEYLPYRLVYASRYYRGLESMLKHGWPIIKAAIPAAELHLYYGFTKRDDYGDRKEWRDNLIALIKASAGVVDRGMMGYRQLIEEKARSAIHYYGCTYREIDCISVRESAVVGCLPVVTDFAVFREKDYCVKVPGEVTDPATQEAIAWKIVELLKNPQLLAQERERCRQIALTDTWERSAAAWLDVIEKESPSQ; from the coding sequence GTGTCACAAGCTACTCCATCCCTACAATCTAATCTCAAACAATGGCTACGAGCCAGCGCACCTTCCCTATTTCAAATTAAACAGCGTTTGAGCGCCCGTCGTTGGCCGAAAAAATCGATCGTTATTTACACAGAAAAATATCGTCCCATGCTTCCGGCGGAAATTTGGCAACGGGGGGCCAGTGGTACACAGGCATCGGTGGCTTTTTTAGCGCAGGAATGGACGAAACGCGGCTATAAAGTGACGATTTTTGGCAATTGTGAGGGTATGGAAGGGGAACAGGACGGTATTCGCTATGTTAATTATTACCAGATGAATTGGCAGGATCACTTTGAGACATTGGTGATCTCTCGTCATCCCACCTATTGCCGTCCTGGTACCAAGGCAGAACGAATTTTTTTTGATTGGCAAGATATTAAAGTGCCAGCAGCCTCCTATACCCCCGAAATTTTGGCTAGATATGACAAAATTTTCTGTAAAAGCCAATATCAACGGGATTTACTGGATTTCTGTCCCGATCATCAATGTCCGATTGTTCCTAATGGTATTGATGCTTCCCTTTTGGCTGTAAGTGAGACGGTGCCGGAAAGTGAGTATCTTCCCTATCGTCTAGTCTATGCCTCTCGTTATTATCGCGGCTTAGAGTCAATGTTAAAGCATGGCTGGCCGATTATCAAGGCGGCAATTCCCGCAGCCGAGTTACATCTCTACTATGGTTTTACTAAACGGGATGACTATGGCGATCGCAAGGAATGGCGGGATAATTTAATCGCTTTGATTAAAGCTAGTGCGGGGGTAGTTGATCGCGGAATGATGGGTTATCGTCAACTAATCGAGGAAAAAGCGCGCTCTGCTATTCATTACTACGGTTGCACCTATCGTGAGATCGATTGTATTTCCGTGCGCGAGTCGGCAGTGGTGGGCTGTCTGCCAGTGGTGACGGATTTTGCTGTTTTTCGAGAAAAGGACTACTGTGTGAAAGTACCGGGGGAAGTAACCGATCCGGCTACTCAGGAAGCTATAGCCTGGAAAATTGTCGAATTACTGAAAAATCCCCAGCTTTTAGCCCAAGAGCGCGAAAGATGTCGTCAAATTGCCCTAACTGACACCTGGGAGCGATCGGCCGCCGCTTGGTTAGATGTGATTGAAAAGGAGTCTCCGAGCCAGTAG
- a CDS encoding AtzE family amidohydrolase gives MTISVCNLARSIQNRQTSALEVISQTLAVIEAKNRHLNCFTDILQPRALAQAQKIDQAIANGEPVGVLAGVPFAVKNLFDIEGIVTLAGSKINRDHPAAGQDAIAIQTLEAAGAVLVGATNMDEYAYGFVTENAHYGATPNPRDPSRVSGGSSGGSAAAVAANLVPLALGSDTNGSVRVPAACCGLVGLKPTFGRVSRQGLFLFVSSLDHPGFFSGNVADMAAIWSLFAKNNLKASLNGLEGVKIALADDYFQQGAEPEVFEAVTAIAERLGVTKKITIPETARARAAAYIITAAEGANWHLPRLQTRLEDFDPATRDRFLAGALIPSSWYLQAQRFRRWYRDRLREIFTEVDIILTPTIPCTAPPLGVEKMIIDGQELLIRPNLGRFTQPFSFIGLPALSLPIKRSSRLPLGLQIIAAPDREDLILSVAMVLEEMLKDIPHQ, from the coding sequence ATGACTATTTCTGTGTGCAATTTAGCTCGATCGATCCAAAATCGTCAAACTAGCGCCTTAGAAGTTATTAGCCAGACTTTGGCAGTGATAGAGGCGAAAAATCGCCATTTAAATTGCTTTACCGACATTTTACAGCCTAGAGCGCTCGCTCAAGCCCAAAAAATCGATCAAGCGATCGCCAATGGGGAACCCGTCGGTGTCTTAGCAGGAGTCCCCTTCGCCGTCAAAAATCTCTTTGATATTGAGGGTATTGTCACCCTTGCTGGTTCCAAAATCAATCGAGATCACCCTGCCGCCGGACAAGATGCGATCGCTATTCAAACCCTAGAAGCAGCTGGGGCAGTTTTGGTGGGGGCGACCAATATGGATGAGTACGCCTACGGTTTTGTCACCGAAAATGCCCATTATGGGGCAACTCCCAACCCCCGCGATCCTAGTCGCGTCTCGGGGGGATCCTCCGGCGGTTCCGCCGCTGCCGTTGCCGCTAATTTAGTGCCTCTCGCCCTCGGTTCCGACACTAATGGTTCCGTGAGGGTTCCCGCCGCTTGCTGTGGCTTGGTGGGGCTAAAACCCACCTTTGGGCGCGTATCCCGTCAGGGCCTATTTTTGTTCGTTAGTAGTTTAGACCATCCGGGATTTTTTAGCGGCAATGTGGCGGATATGGCGGCTATTTGGAGTCTTTTTGCCAAAAATAACCTTAAAGCTTCTTTAAATGGCTTAGAGGGCGTAAAAATAGCCCTTGCCGACGATTATTTTCAGCAGGGAGCCGAACCGGAAGTATTCGAGGCGGTGACAGCGATCGCCGAACGTTTAGGAGTGACTAAAAAAATCACCATTCCCGAAACCGCCCGCGCCAGGGCAGCCGCCTATATAATTACCGCTGCAGAAGGAGCAAATTGGCATTTACCGCGTTTACAAACCAGATTAGAGGATTTTGACCCCGCAACCCGGGATCGCTTCTTGGCAGGGGCATTAATTCCCTCTAGCTGGTATTTACAGGCTCAACGTTTTCGCCGTTGGTATCGCGATCGTCTGCGAGAGATTTTCACCGAAGTCGATATTATCCTCACCCCGACAATTCCCTGTACTGCGCCGCCGTTAGGAGTAGAAAAAATGATTATTGACGGGCAAGAGCTATTAATTAGACCTAATTTAGGCAGATTCACCCAACCTTTTTCTTTTATCGGTTTACCTGCCCTTTCTTTGCCGATTAAACGTTCATCCCGGCTACCTTTAGGTTTACAAATCATCGCCGCACCCGATCGCGAAGACTTAATCCTAAGCGTAGCCATGGTTTTAGAGGAAATGCTCAAAGATATCCCGCACCAGTGA
- a CDS encoding DUF4089 domain-containing protein yields MNNPEEYVIIMAKILDLTIRYRYLNSVVENWQRLQEIASLVTEFPLEDDGESALSFEP; encoded by the coding sequence ATGAATAATCCAGAAGAATACGTTATAATCATGGCGAAAATCCTAGATTTAACCATTCGCTATCGCTATTTAAATTCTGTGGTTGAAAACTGGCAACGCTTGCAAGAAATCGCCAGTTTAGTGACAGAATTTCCCTTAGAGGATGACGGGGAAAGCGCCCTCAGCTTTGAACCATGA
- a CDS encoding B12-binding domain-containing radical SAM protein yields the protein MTILQDEKLLFTPAIPNGDAIRTIFAFPNQYSVGITSLGYQIVWATLALRSDIQVSRLFTDFQESLPRYPELVGFSFSWELDYVNILSLLESLEIPCHSHQRQDQQAIIFGGGPVLTANPEPFAAFFDVILLGDGENLIADFINAYQEVRNADRPTKLRHLAQVPGVYVPSLYTVNYDSPEGEITAILPIDNNVPAFVSKQTYRSNTLSASTVVTKQAAWENIYMVEVVRSCPEMCRFCLASYLTLPFRTASLESLIPAIEKGLKVTDRLGLLGASVSQHPEFDTLLDYLFQPQFEGVRLSIASVRTNTVTEKLARILSQRDTKSITIAVESGSDRLREIINKKLVNDEIIQAAINAKAGGLKGIKLYGMVGIPGEETEDIAATVEMLTALKKAASGLRISFGCSTFVPKSHTPFQWFGVNKMAEKRLKYLEKQLGKQGIEFRPESYNWSVIQALLSRGDRRLTSLLELTRGYGDSLGSYKRAFKELKGQIPPLDYYVHQQWRLEQVLPWSHLHGPLSSNVLVKHLEQSQTKR from the coding sequence ATGACCATCTTACAAGACGAAAAACTCCTCTTTACTCCCGCAATCCCTAACGGTGATGCCATTAGAACTATTTTTGCTTTTCCTAATCAGTATTCCGTCGGTATAACCAGTTTAGGTTATCAAATTGTTTGGGCAACTTTAGCCCTGCGATCGGATATACAAGTTAGTCGTTTATTTACGGATTTTCAAGAATCTTTACCCCGTTATCCCGAATTAGTTGGCTTTTCCTTTTCCTGGGAATTGGACTATGTTAATATCCTCTCGCTGTTAGAATCTTTAGAAATTCCTTGCCACAGTCATCAACGGCAAGATCAGCAAGCGATAATTTTCGGAGGTGGGCCAGTTTTAACTGCTAATCCCGAACCTTTTGCCGCTTTTTTTGATGTAATTTTATTGGGAGATGGTGAAAATTTAATTGCTGATTTTATTAATGCGTATCAAGAGGTTAGAAATGCTGATCGCCCGACAAAACTCCGTCATTTAGCCCAGGTTCCGGGGGTGTATGTTCCTAGTTTATATACGGTTAATTATGATAGTCCTGAAGGTGAAATTACGGCAATTCTACCCATAGATAATAATGTTCCCGCCTTTGTTAGTAAACAAACCTATCGCAGTAATACCCTTTCAGCTTCTACGGTGGTAACAAAACAAGCGGCATGGGAGAATATTTATATGGTAGAGGTGGTGCGAAGTTGTCCAGAAATGTGCCGTTTTTGTTTAGCTAGTTATCTAACTTTACCCTTTCGTACCGCTAGTTTAGAATCCCTGATTCCCGCCATTGAAAAAGGTTTAAAAGTGACTGATCGCCTTGGTTTATTAGGTGCTTCCGTCAGCCAACATCCTGAATTTGACACCTTACTCGATTATCTTTTTCAACCACAATTTGAGGGAGTTAGACTCTCGATCGCTTCAGTTAGAACTAATACCGTCACGGAAAAATTAGCCAGAATTTTATCCCAAAGAGACACCAAATCAATTACTATTGCCGTAGAAAGTGGTTCTGATCGCCTACGAGAAATTATCAACAAAAAGTTAGTCAATGATGAAATTATCCAAGCTGCCATTAATGCCAAAGCGGGCGGTTTAAAAGGGATAAAACTCTATGGTATGGTGGGAATACCGGGAGAAGAAACCGAAGATATTGCGGCGACTGTGGAAATGTTAACAGCATTAAAAAAAGCCGCCTCTGGACTGCGAATCTCTTTCGGTTGCAGCACCTTTGTGCCTAAATCTCATACTCCTTTTCAGTGGTTTGGAGTGAATAAAATGGCCGAAAAAAGATTAAAATATCTAGAGAAACAATTAGGTAAACAGGGCATAGAATTTCGACCAGAGAGTTATAATTGGTCGGTGATTCAAGCCCTATTATCTAGAGGTGATCGCCGCTTAACTTCCCTGTTAGAATTAACCCGTGGCTACGGTGATTCTTTAGGCAGTTATAAACGGGCTTTTAAGGAACTAAAAGGACAAATTCCCCCTCTAGATTATTATGTTCATCAACAATGGCGTTTAGAACAGGTTTTACCCTGGAGTCATTTACACGGTCCTTTATCCTCAAATGTTTTGGTAAAACATTTAGAACAATCCCAAACAAAAAGGTAA
- a CDS encoding ABC transporter substrate-binding protein — translation MSQKNETVPLLLALLITLVFLGAGGWWLYNRFQGKNSPTNLSEIEKISPEQKSVSAQAKFSQGENLLIVEGASSDKQAAIQAIGKGDFQQAVFLLEKSLRANQNDPEALIYLNNARIAQAKSYTIAVSVPIGSNVNTALEVLRGVAQSQNQINQAGGINGTPLKVLIADDADNPAIAAQIAQKLAADNSILGVVGHTSSDTSLAAAAIYQKAGLVMISPISTSVKLSNFGDYIFRSVPSDFVAARALAESSLQKIPNVKAVVFFNSQSNYSQSLKSEFITALGLGGGQVVSEFDLSSLTFTPSKSLQQAQQEGANLIALLGDSGTLDKALQVVQINGQKLPIVAGDDVYSPKTLEVGGKKALGMVVAIAWHLGANPNSPFVNNSRQLWQGDVNWRTATAYDATQALIAGIKAESSREGVQQSLRSSDFSVPGATNPVRFLPSGDRNQSVQLVVVKPGSRSSFGVDFVPISR, via the coding sequence ATGAGCCAGAAAAATGAGACCGTTCCCCTGCTTTTAGCCCTGCTGATTACCCTAGTATTTTTGGGGGCAGGTGGTTGGTGGTTATACAATCGTTTTCAAGGAAAAAATAGCCCAACCAATCTTTCTGAAATCGAGAAAATATCACCAGAGCAAAAATCGGTATCGGCACAAGCAAAATTTAGTCAAGGGGAAAACTTATTAATAGTTGAAGGGGCTTCTTCTGACAAACAAGCTGCTATACAGGCAATCGGAAAAGGAGACTTTCAGCAAGCAGTTTTCCTCCTAGAAAAATCCCTGCGAGCTAATCAAAATGATCCGGAAGCTCTCATCTACTTAAATAACGCCCGTATTGCTCAAGCTAAGTCCTATACTATCGCCGTTTCCGTGCCAATTGGTAGCAATGTCAACACCGCCCTAGAAGTTTTACGAGGAGTTGCCCAATCTCAAAATCAAATCAATCAAGCTGGAGGAATTAATGGCACTCCTTTAAAAGTTCTCATTGCCGATGATGCTGATAATCCCGCAATTGCCGCTCAAATTGCCCAAAAATTAGCGGCTGATAACAGCATTTTAGGAGTAGTAGGACACACTAGCAGTGACACCTCTTTAGCGGCGGCTGCTATCTATCAAAAAGCAGGATTAGTAATGATTTCCCCCATCAGTACCTCAGTTAAACTCTCCAATTTTGGTGACTATATCTTTCGTTCTGTTCCCAGTGATTTTGTGGCGGCACGGGCATTAGCCGAATCTAGCTTGCAAAAAATTCCTAACGTCAAGGCAGTGGTATTTTTTAACTCCCAAAGTAATTATAGTCAATCCCTAAAATCTGAATTTATCACCGCTTTAGGATTAGGAGGAGGTCAAGTGGTGAGTGAATTTGATCTATCTTCCCTCACTTTTACCCCTTCTAAAAGCCTCCAACAAGCTCAACAGGAGGGAGCAAATCTAATCGCCCTTCTTGGGGATAGTGGAACCCTAGATAAGGCTTTACAGGTGGTTCAGATCAATGGTCAAAAATTACCGATTGTGGCGGGTGATGACGTTTATAGCCCCAAAACTCTGGAGGTAGGCGGAAAAAAGGCCTTGGGCATGGTTGTCGCTATCGCTTGGCATTTGGGGGCTAATCCGAACAGTCCTTTTGTGAATAATTCCCGCCAATTGTGGCAAGGAGACGTAAATTGGCGCACTGCTACCGCCTATGACGCTACCCAGGCTTTAATCGCTGGCATTAAGGCAGAATCTAGCCGAGAGGGAGTTCAACAGTCGTTAAGAAGCAGTGATTTTTCTGTCCCCGGGGCGACTAATCCCGTGCGATTTTTACCGTCTGGCGATCGCAATCAATCCGTGCAATTAGTGGTAGTTAAACCCGGTTCTCGTTCTAGTTTTGGGGTAGATTTTGTGCCAATTTCTCGATAA
- a CDS encoding WecB/TagA/CpsF family glycosyltransferase has protein sequence MLETPPKYSVLGLPVHLLDNYSRWLIDRLYQGFGSHVVTLNAEMAMLGENDAKVAQVIREADLVIPDGAGIVIYLKLRGRKQTRCPGIELSESLITELGMQGESFPIAFFGGKPGITEQAASNWQKKIPNIRILANHGYLSSQEMSDWIQVLKDQQPRLILVGLGVPRQEYWIREHRHLCPQAIWVGVGGSFDIWSGTKIRAPRFFCDNNLEWLYRLYQEPWRWKRMLALPKFFWRSLFYS, from the coding sequence ATGTTAGAAACTCCCCCTAAATATTCAGTTCTCGGTTTACCGGTTCATCTCCTCGATAACTACAGTCGTTGGCTAATCGATCGCCTCTATCAAGGTTTTGGTTCCCACGTTGTCACTCTCAATGCAGAAATGGCAATGTTAGGAGAAAATGATGCTAAAGTAGCCCAAGTTATTCGGGAAGCAGATTTAGTTATTCCCGACGGTGCGGGGATTGTTATTTACTTAAAATTAAGGGGCAGAAAACAAACCCGCTGCCCCGGTATTGAATTATCAGAATCCTTAATTACTGAGTTAGGAATGCAGGGAGAGAGTTTTCCTATTGCTTTTTTTGGTGGTAAACCGGGGATTACGGAACAAGCGGCAAGTAATTGGCAAAAAAAGATCCCTAATATCCGTATTCTGGCTAACCACGGTTATCTATCCTCCCAGGAAATGTCCGATTGGATTCAGGTATTAAAAGATCAACAACCGCGGTTAATTTTAGTTGGTTTGGGAGTACCCCGACAAGAATATTGGATTAGGGAACATCGCCATCTCTGTCCCCAAGCTATCTGGGTAGGGGTGGGGGGTAGTTTTGATATCTGGTCCGGGACAAAAATCCGCGCCCCTCGCTTTTTCTGTGACAATAATTTAGAGTGGTTGTATCGACTCTATCAGGAACCTTGGCGCTGGAAAAGAATGTTAGCTTTACCTAAATTTTTCTGGCGCTCTCTTTTTTATTCCTAG
- the ureG gene encoding urease accessory protein UreG produces MSCLRVGIAGPVGSGKTALLDALCKNLRDQYPIAVVTNDIYTQEDAQFLVRSQALAPERILGVETGGCPHTAIREDASINLVAIEQLERKFANLKLIFLESGGDNLAATFSPELVDLTIYVIDVAAGDKIPRKGGPGITKSDLLVINKIDLAPMVGADLGVMDRDAKKMRGDKPFIFTNLKTREGLERVIAFIEKNL; encoded by the coding sequence ATGTCTTGCTTGCGCGTGGGAATTGCCGGTCCGGTGGGTTCAGGAAAAACAGCCCTGCTCGATGCCCTGTGTAAAAATTTGCGGGATCAATATCCGATCGCCGTAGTCACCAATGACATTTATACTCAAGAAGATGCCCAATTTTTAGTGCGATCGCAAGCTTTAGCCCCGGAAAGAATTTTAGGAGTAGAAACGGGAGGATGTCCCCATACAGCTATTCGCGAGGATGCCTCAATTAACTTAGTTGCCATTGAACAGTTAGAGAGAAAATTTGCTAACTTAAAGTTAATTTTTCTGGAAAGTGGTGGCGACAATTTAGCGGCAACCTTTAGCCCGGAATTAGTAGATTTAACCATCTATGTGATTGACGTGGCAGCCGGAGATAAAATTCCTCGCAAAGGTGGACCGGGTATCACCAAATCGGATTTATTGGTAATTAATAAAATAGATTTAGCCCCGATGGTGGGGGCAGATTTAGGAGTGATGGATAGAGATGCCAAAAAGATGCGCGGAGATAAACCCTTTATCTTCACCAACTTGAAAACACGGGAAGGATTAGAGCGAGTGATTGCCTTTATCGAAAAGAATTTATAA